The Halobacterium sp. CBA1132 genome has a segment encoding these proteins:
- the rnz gene encoding ribonuclease Z gives MTLQATFLGTSGAVPTTERNPSSVFVRREGDAFLFDAGEATQRQMMRYGTGFDVSDVFVTHAHGDHVFGLPGLVQTWDFNDREDPLTIHVPRGLRDQIEALVFAVGGDVGFPVRISEVSAGETVLDRPEYEVRAFDTAHRTTSVGYALVEDDRKGRFDREKAEELGVPVGPKFSKLHEGNAVELEDGTVVRPEQVVGDPRPGRKLVYTGDTRPHDPVVAAADGADLLIHDATFADDAADRAADTGHSTAGEAAGVAARSDARALALTHVSSRYAGDARELREDAEAADFDGEVFVAHDGMTYDVPFPDAD, from the coding sequence ATGACTCTGCAGGCTACGTTCCTCGGGACGAGTGGCGCCGTCCCCACGACCGAACGCAACCCCAGCTCGGTGTTCGTGCGCCGGGAGGGTGACGCGTTCCTCTTCGACGCCGGCGAGGCGACCCAGCGCCAGATGATGCGGTACGGCACCGGCTTCGACGTCTCCGACGTGTTCGTCACGCACGCCCACGGCGACCACGTCTTCGGGCTGCCGGGACTCGTCCAGACGTGGGACTTCAACGACCGCGAGGACCCCCTGACGATTCACGTCCCCCGAGGCCTCCGCGACCAGATAGAGGCGCTCGTGTTCGCCGTCGGCGGGGACGTCGGCTTCCCCGTCCGTATCAGCGAGGTGAGCGCGGGCGAGACCGTCCTCGACCGCCCCGAGTACGAGGTCCGCGCGTTCGACACCGCCCACCGCACGACCTCCGTCGGGTACGCGCTCGTCGAGGACGACCGCAAGGGCCGCTTCGACCGCGAGAAGGCCGAGGAACTCGGCGTCCCCGTCGGCCCGAAGTTCTCGAAGCTCCACGAGGGCAACGCGGTCGAACTGGAGGACGGCACCGTCGTCCGCCCCGAGCAGGTCGTCGGCGACCCCCGCCCCGGTCGCAAACTCGTCTACACGGGCGACACGCGCCCCCACGACCCCGTCGTCGCCGCCGCGGACGGCGCCGACCTCCTGATTCACGACGCGACGTTCGCGGACGATGCCGCCGACCGCGCCGCCGACACCGGGCACTCCACCGCGGGCGAGGCCGCTGGCGTCGCCGCTCGTTCCGACGCTCGCGCGCTCGCGCTCACTCACGTCTCCTCTCGCTACGCCGGGGACGCCCGCGAACTCCGCGAGGACGCCGAAGCCGCCGACTTCGACGGCGAGGTGTTCGTCGCCCACGACGGGATGACCTACGACGTGCCGTTCCCCGACGCCGACTGA